One segment of Corynebacterium atrinae DNA contains the following:
- a CDS encoding YlbL family protein, with protein sequence MNRPRRRLHTLAWGSIPVLALLALVSLDHVPGTQISLTVPYAAEGPGPIFDTLGDVDGVPVVEIDGSGEPVDPTSGQLQMTTVSVRTNMTLAQAMGRWLTTDDTLVPIEQIFPPDLTQEEVEQSNKQAFSSSEASATVAAMNHLGRPVQVVVADTVENSAAVGVLDSGDIITGVDGQTVDQPGQVQDKVRAKKPGDSVDLELLRDGQPEAVTVTLGETPQDPSVPMLGILMNSEPTDGIDVSYNLQDVGGPSAGMIFSLAVIDKLSPGELNGGRNVAGTGTISEDGTVGPIGGIVHKVRAAQEDGAELFLAPAANCSEATSRDHGDMVIAKVSTLDEAITAMTDFAAGRDVATCS encoded by the coding sequence GTGAACCGTCCTCGCCGCCGCCTCCACACCCTCGCCTGGGGATCCATTCCGGTGCTCGCCCTCCTCGCACTGGTCTCTCTGGACCACGTTCCGGGCACCCAGATCTCCCTGACCGTGCCCTATGCGGCGGAAGGTCCGGGACCCATCTTCGACACGCTTGGCGACGTCGACGGCGTCCCCGTCGTCGAGATCGATGGCTCCGGCGAACCCGTCGACCCAACCTCGGGTCAACTGCAGATGACCACCGTCTCGGTGCGCACCAACATGACCCTGGCGCAGGCGATGGGCCGGTGGCTGACCACCGATGACACCCTCGTGCCCATTGAGCAGATCTTCCCGCCCGACCTCACCCAGGAAGAAGTAGAGCAGTCGAATAAGCAGGCGTTTAGCTCCTCGGAGGCCTCCGCGACGGTAGCCGCCATGAATCACTTGGGCCGACCAGTGCAGGTCGTCGTGGCGGACACGGTGGAAAATTCCGCGGCCGTGGGAGTGCTCGACAGCGGGGATATCATTACCGGCGTAGACGGCCAGACCGTTGATCAGCCCGGCCAGGTGCAGGATAAGGTGCGCGCGAAGAAACCCGGCGACTCGGTAGACCTAGAGTTGTTGCGCGATGGACAGCCGGAGGCGGTCACGGTGACGCTGGGGGAAACCCCCCAGGACCCGTCCGTGCCAATGCTCGGCATCCTCATGAACTCCGAACCCACCGACGGCATCGATGTCTCCTACAACCTGCAAGACGTCGGCGGTCCCAGCGCCGGGATGATTTTCTCCCTGGCGGTGATTGACAAACTCTCGCCCGGTGAGCTCAACGGCGGCCGCAACGTCGCCGGTACCGGCACCATCTCCGAAGACGGTACGGTCGGGCCGATTGGCGGCATCGTGCACAAGGTGCGAGCCGCCCAGGAGGACGGTGCCGAATTGTTCTTGGCCCCCGCTGCGAACTGCTCAGAAGCGACGAGCCGCGACCACGGTGACATGGTGATTGCCAAGGTATCCACCCTCGACGAGGCCATCACCGCGATGACCGATTTCGCCGCCGGCCGCGACGTCGCTACCTGCTCCTAG
- a CDS encoding PPA1309 family protein: MSAPDSATPALNAAMLEAVDFVHAEGWDAPPTLFALVPTELLADQLADPDEASPLTLVVQDLPSHILPGSDELGDYLSRLAWPVEVEGVILAQEISFRDTADADEAADAAPRPARLYSGVLRAEGVELTLLQMRPTEEELAEGDPFAEDRINLRGGPGVAPGVLMALRYGLEQDMEEVD; encoded by the coding sequence ATGAGTGCACCCGATTCCGCCACTCCGGCCCTCAATGCGGCAATGCTTGAGGCCGTCGATTTCGTGCATGCCGAAGGGTGGGATGCCCCGCCAACGCTGTTCGCGCTGGTCCCAACCGAGCTCTTAGCCGATCAGCTGGCAGACCCGGACGAGGCCTCTCCGCTGACCCTGGTGGTCCAGGACTTGCCCTCACATATCCTCCCCGGCTCCGACGAATTGGGCGACTACCTCTCGCGGTTGGCCTGGCCAGTGGAGGTGGAGGGGGTTATCTTGGCCCAGGAGATCTCGTTCCGCGATACTGCGGACGCCGACGAGGCAGCCGACGCCGCTCCCCGCCCCGCCCGGCTTTACTCCGGGGTGCTGCGGGCTGAAGGCGTGGAGCTGACACTGCTCCAAATGCGCCCCACTGAAGAGGAACTCGCCGAGGGGGATCCCTTCGCGGAAGACCGAATAAATTTGCGTGGTGGCCCAGGTGTGGCACCGGGTGTACTCATGGCCCTGCGATATGGCTTGGAACAGGACATGGAAGAGGTCGACTAG